The proteins below come from a single Argentina anserina chromosome 1, drPotAnse1.1, whole genome shotgun sequence genomic window:
- the LOC126804987 gene encoding coatomer subunit beta'-2-like gives MPLRLDIKRKFAQRSERVKSLDLHPTEPWILASLYSGTVYILNYQSQTMAKSFEVSELPVRSAKFVTRKQWVVAAADDMCIRVYNYNTMDKVKVFEAHTDYIRCVAVHPTLPYILSSSDDMLIKLWDWEKGFMCTQIFEGHSHYVMQVTFNPKDTNTFASASLDHTVKIWNLASPDPNFTLDAHAKGVNCVDYFTGGDKPYLITGSDDHTAKVWDYQTKSCVQTLEGHTHNVSAVCFHPELPVIITGSEDGTVRIWHSTTYRLENTLNYGLERVWAFGYMKGSRRIVIGYDEGTILVKIGREVPVASMDSSGKIIWAKHNEIQTVNIKSVGADFQITDGERLPLAVKELGTCDLYPQNLKHNPNGRFVVVCGDGEYIIYTALAWRNRSFGSALEIVWSSDGEYAVRETTSKIKIFSKTFQEKKFIRPTFTVDHIYGGTLLAMCSSEFVCFYDWVECRLIRRIDVNVKNVYWADSSDLVAISSDSSFYILKYDRDVVSSYFDSGRPVDELGVEDAFELLFEINERVRTGLWVGDCFVYNNSSWRLNYCVGGEVTTMFHLDRPMYLLGYLANQSRLFLVDKEFNVMGYSLLLSLIEYKTLVMRGDLEHAKQVFPTIPEEQHNSVARFLESRGMLEDALEVATDPDYKFDLAIQLGNLEIAKEIATKAQSESKWKQLGDLAMSSGKLELAEDCLLYGMDFSGLLLLYSSLGDAEGISKLASITKQKGKNNVAFLCLFMLGKVDECIQLLLESDRIPEAALMARSYLPSRVPQIVSIWRDDLNKVNKRAADSLADPEEYPNLFEDWQISLALESKRSENSGNYQPAEQYPVYASEKTASSLVEIFKSMHIDEEEATPIENGDMDNEEVEENGDYQDEEHTIEEDSDSMNGVVLVNGTQEED, from the exons ATG CCTCTCAGGCTTGACATTAAG CGTAAGTTTGCGCAAAGATCCGAGAGAGTCAAGTCTTTGGATCTACATCCTACTGAACCATG GATCCTTGCGAGTCTTTACTCAGGGACTGTGTATATCCTGAACTACCAGTCTCAG ACTATGGCCAAGTCATTTGAGGTCTCTGAGTTGCCAG TTCGGTCAGCAAAATTCGTTACACGGAAGCAATGGGTGGTCGCTGCAGCCGATGACATGTGTATACGTGTATACAATTACAATACCATGGATAAGGTTAAAGTGTTTGAGGCACACACTGACTACATTAGATGTGTAGCTGTCCATCCCACACTTCCATATATCCTGTCATCATCTGATGACATGCTCATCAAATTGTGGGATTGGGAAAAAGGGTTTATGTGTACTCAGATATTTGAAGGGCATTCTCACTATGTCATGCAAGTGACGTTTAATCCCAAAGACACCAACACTTTTGCAAGTGCTTCCCTTGATCACACTGTGAAG ATTTGGAATCTTGCTTCGCCTGACCCAAATTTTACATTAGATGCCCATGCGAAAGGGGTCAATTGTGTTGATTACTTCACTGGTGGTGATAAACCGTATTTGATCACAGGATCTGATGATCACACTGCAAAG GTTTGGGACTATCAAACAAAAAGTTGTGTTCAGACACTTGAAGGACACACTCATAATGTGTCTGCAGTATGCTTCCACCCTGAACTGCCGGTTATAATTACTGGTTCTGAGGATGGAACTGTAAGAATATGGCATTCAACCACTTACAG GCTTGAAAACACATTGAATTATGGGCTGGAACGTGTTTGGGCTTTTGGGTACATGAAAGGTTCACGCCG GATTGTTATTGGTTATGATGAAGGAACCATCTTAGTAAAAATTGGTCGCGAAGTACCGGTTGCTAGCATGGATAGTAGCGGCAAAATAATTTGGGCCAAGCATAATGAAATTCAAACTGTGAATATCAAAAGTGTTGGAGCAGATTTTCAG ATTACTGATGGAGAAAGGTTGCCGTTGGCTGTCAAGGAGTTGGGGACCTGTGATCTTTATCCTCAA AATTTGAAGCACAACCCCAATGGAAGGTTCGTTGTTGTTTGTGGAGATGGAGAATACATAATATACACGGCTCTAGCATGGAGAAATAGATCCTTTGGCTCAGCATTGGAGATTGTGTGGTCGTCAGATGGGGAATACGCCGTTAGGGAAACAacatcaaaaatcaaaattttcagcaAAACATTCCAG GAAAAGAAGTTTATTCGTCCAACATTTACTGTTGACCACATCTATGGGGGAACGCTACTGGCGATGTGTTCAAGTGAATTTGTGTGCTTCTATGACTGGGTAGAATGCAGATTGATTAGACGAATTGATGTCAATGTTAAG AATGTTTATTGGGCTGATAGCAGTGATTTGGTGGCAATTTCAAGTGATTCATCATTTTATATTCTTAAATACGAT AGGGATGTAGTCTCCTCTTATTTTGACAGTGGAAGACCAGTAGATGAACTAGGTGTCGAGGATGCTTTCGAGCTCTTGTTTGAAATAAACGAGCGTGTCCGAACTGGATTATGGGTTGGTGACTGTTTTGTTTATAATAACTCCTCCTGGCGGCTAAATTACTGTGTTGGTGGAGAG GTGACCACAATGTTTCATCTGGACCGCCCTATGTACTTGTTGGGATATCTTGCCAATCAGAGTCGTCTTTTTCTTGTTGATAAAGAGTTCAA CGTCATGGGATACTCATTGCTTCTCAGCTTGATAGAGTACAAGACCCTTGTTATGCGTGGAGATTTAGAGCATGCCAAACAAgtttttccaacaattcccgAAGAGCAACATAACAG TGTGGCTCGATTTTTGGAATCTCGAGGGATGTTAGAGGATGCGCTGGAAGTGGCTACAGATCCTGACTACAAATTTGATCTTGCTATACAGCTTGGTAATCTGGAGATTGCAAAG GAAATTGCTACTAAAGCACAGAGCGAATCCAAATGGAAGCAGCTGGGGGACTTAGCTATGTCCTCTGGGAAG TTAGAACTTGCTGAAGATTGCCTATTATATGGAATGGACTTTTCTGGCTTGTTACTTCTGTATTCATCTCTTGGAGACGCTGAAGGAATATCGAAACTTGCCTCAATTACTAAACAGAAGGGAAAGAATAATGTTGCATTCCTTTGTTTGTTCATGCTGGGTAAAGTGGACGAATGCATCCAGCTGTTGCTTGAAAG TGATCGAATACCTGAAGCAGCTTTGATGGCACGATCTTACCTACCCAGCAGGGTGCCACAGATTGTTTCAATTTGGAGAGATGACCTGAACAAG GTTAACAAAAGAGCTGCAGACTCTTTGGCAGATCCTGAAGAATATCCTAACTTGTTTGAGGACTGGCAGATTTCACTTGCCCTTGAGTCTAAACGCAGCGAAAATAG TGGCAATTATCAACCTGCTGAGCAGTACCCAGTCTATGCTTCTGAAAAGACTGCTAGCAGCCTTGTTGAAATATTCAAAAGCATGCATATTGATGAAGAGGAAGCCACCCCAATTGAAAATGGAGATATGGATAATGAG GAGGTGGAGGAGAATGGAGATTATCAAGATGAAGAGCATACCATTGAGGAGGATTCAGACTCTATGAATGGTGTTGTTCTTGTGAATGGCACCCAAGAGGAAGACTAG
- the LOC126782661 gene encoding leucine-rich repeat extensin-like protein 4: MKKKTTLFDLSLLLLTTAFSFASTLSSSHIITHGSLTDAEASYIKQRQLLYYRDEFGDRGELVKVDPSLVFENPRLRNAYIALQAWKKAILSDPYNYTVDWVGSDVCSYTGVFCAPAPDNSSIRTVAGIDLNHGDIAGYLPEELGLLTDLALFHINSNRFCGTVPHKFRNLKLLYELDISNNRFAGKFPQVVLHLPELKFLDLRFNEFEGTVPKELFDKDLDAIFINHNRFRFDLPENFGNSPVSVIVLANNKFHGCIPTSLGNMSNLDEVIMMSNGFRSCLPEEIGMLKNLTVFDVSYNQFLGPLPDTIGGMVSLEQLNVAHNLLSGSIPPAICSLPSLENFTYSYNFFTGEPPVCLALPGFDDKKNCLPNRPVQRSPAQCKSFLSKPVNCQSFGCKSSPTPPVLVPSPPILTPSPPIVTPPPPPVLSPPPPSPSPPPPPVYSPPPPPPSPPPPVYSPPPPPPPVYSPPPPPSPPPPVYSPPPPPPSPPPPVYSPPPPPPSPPPPVYSPPPPPPPSPPPPSPPPPVYLPPPPPPPVSPPYCVRSPPPPPPSSPPPPSPLSSPPPPIPYMYYSPPPPSHSPPPPHSPPSHYPYSSPPPPPVHSPPPPSPPPCIEPPPPPPPPCVELPPPPPPPSPPPCPESSPPPPPPYHHKPPPSPSPPPSPVYESPPPPAVHHHSPPPPVVQYSSPPPPNSPPPYIYASPPPPPTPVYEGPLPPIFGVSYASPPPPPFY; the protein is encoded by the coding sequence atgaagaagaagaccaCTCTCTttgatctttctcttcttcttctcactaCTGCTTTCTCCTTCGCTTCCACACTCTCCTCCAGCCACATTATCACTCATGGAAGTCTCACCGACGCCGAGGCCTCCTACATCAAGCAGCGCCAGCTGCTCTACTACCGCGACGAGTTCGGCGACCGCGGCGAGCTCGTCAAAGTAGACCCTTCTCTCGTTTTCGAGAACCCTAGACTCCGAAATGCTTACATAGCACTGCAGGCTTGGAAGAAGGCCATTCTCTCCGACCCTTACAATTACACTGTCGACTGGGTCGGATCTGATGTGTGCAGCTACACCGGGGTGTTCTGTGCTCCGGCTCCCGACAACAGCTCGATCCGAACCGTCGCCGGCATTGACCTCAACCATGGCGATATTGCTGGGTACTTGCCGGAGGAGCTTGGGCTGCTTACAGATCTCGCATTGTTCCATATCAACTCCAACAGGTTCTGTGGGACTGTGCCGCATAAATTCCGCAACCTGAAGCTGCTTTACGAGCTCGATATCAGTAACAACCGCTTCGCCGGCAAGTTCCCGCAGGTTGTGCTTCACCTCCCGGAGCTCAAGTTCTTGGATCTGAGGTTTAATGAGTTCGAGGGGACTGTGCCCAAGGAGCTGTTCGACAAGGACTTGGATGCTATTTTCATCAACCACAATCGCTTCAGGTTCGATCTGCCGGAAAATTTCGGGAACTCGCCGGTTTCCGTTATTGTTCTGGCCAACAACAAGTTCCATGGCTGCATTCCGACGAGCTTGGGCAACATGTCGAACTTGGATGAGGTTATTATGATGAGCAATGGATTCAGGTCGTGCTTGCCGGAGGAGATTGGGATGCTGAAGAACTTGACGGTGTTCGACGTTAGCTACAACCAGTTCTTGGGGCCGTTGCCGGACACAATTGGAGGGATGGTGAGCCTCGAGCAGCTAAATGTGGCTCATAACTTGCTGTCTGGGTCGATTCCGCCGGCTATTTGCTCGTTGCCGAGTTTGGAGAACTTCACTTACTCTTATAACTTCTTCACCGGCGAGCCTCCGGTGTGTCTTGCCTTGCCTGGTTTCGACGACAAGAAGAATTGCTTGCCGAATAGGCCGGTGCAGAGGTCTCCGGCGCAATGTAAGTCGTTCTTGTCTAAGCCTGTCAACTGCCAATCGTTTGGCTGCAAGTCTTCACCGACACCACCAGTTCTTGTTCCTTCGCCTCCAATTCTTACTCCTTCACCTCCGATTGTGACTCCTCCGCCGCCACCTGTCCTATCACCACCGCCTCCATCCCCttcacctcctcctccacctgtTTACTCACCACCGCCCCCGCCACcgtctcctccaccaccagTTTACTCACCTCCTCCACCGCCTCCTCCAGTTTACTCACCACCGCCGCCACCATCCCCACCTCCTCCAGTATATTCACCACCGCCCCCACCACCATCCCCACCTCCTCCAGTATACTCACCGCCTCCACCGCCaccttctcctccaccaccagTCTActccccaccaccaccaccacctccatcTCCGCCTCCACCGTCACCTCCCCCGCCAGTTTACTTGCCGCCACCCCCTCCACCACCAGTCTCGCCGCCATATTGTGTCCGTTCCCCACCACCTCCCCCACCAAGTTCACCTCCACCGCCTTCTCCATTAAGTTCTCCACCTCCACCAATTCCTTACATGTACTACTCACCACCGCCTCCTTCACATTCACCTCCGCCTCCACATTCGCCTCCTTCACATTATCCTTATTCAtcacctccacctccacctGTCCATTCACCACCTCCCCCTTCCCCACCGCCTTGTATAGAacctcctccaccaccaccacctccttgCGTTGAATTACCCCCTCCGCCGCCACCACCATCGCCGCCACCATGTCCTGAGTCCTCCCCTCCACCTCCACCGCCCTACCATCACAAACCACCACcatctccatcaccaccaccatcccCAGTGTACGAGTCCCCTCCCCCACCTGCAGTCCACCACCATTCACCACCGCCGCCGGTTGTTCAGTACAgctctccaccaccaccaaattCACCTCCTCCATATATTTATGCAAGCCCGCCGCCGCCTCCCACTCCTGTATATGAGGGCCCATTGCCGCCAATCTTTGGAGTTTCATACGCGTCTCCCCCGCCGCCACCCTTCTATTGA
- the LOC126786246 gene encoding uncharacterized protein LOC126786246 isoform X1 produces the protein MESAAPTGNYERSNTFKVDTWFSQFRNGSNPWMARYVYGLMFLLANLLAWAVRDYGNSVLIDMNRLKGCDGAHDCLATEGVLRVSLGCFLFYFSMYLSTAGASKLNESRDTWQSGWWSAKIFLWIAFIIIPFLLPSAIIKLYGVVAHFGAGVFLLIQLISIISFITWVNDCCQSSKSERCQIHSMLIATAAYVVSLVGIIMMYIWYSPEPSCFINIFFITWTLVLLQLMTSVSLHPKVNAGFLTPGLMGLYIVFICWFAIRSEPVAGNLCNKKAEASQHRDWLTIISFVIGVLAMVIATFSTGIDSKCFQTLQFKKDETESEDDVPYGYGFFHFVFATGAMYFAMLLIGWNTNHSMKKWTIDVGWTSTWVRIVNEWIAVCVYLWMLVAPIIWKSRQTAESIV, from the exons ATGGAGAGTGCTGCTCCAACAGGCAACTACGAGAGGAGCAATACGTTCAAGGTTGATACATGGTTTAGCCAATTCCGGAATGGCTCGAATCCATGGATGGCCAGATATGTCTATGGTCTTATGTTTCTGCTAGCAAATCTTCTGGCATGGGCTGTCCGGGATTACGGAAACAGCGTATTGATCGATATGAACA GGTTGAAAGGATGTGATGGTGCACATGACTGTTTGGCTACAGAAGGTGTTCTTCGTGTCAGCTTGGGATGCTTT TTGTTCTATTTCTCAATGTATCTTTCAACCGCGGGTGCTTCGAAGTTGAATGAGTCCAGAGATACTTGGCAATCTGGATGGTGGTCTGCTAAGATTTTCTTGTGGATTGCTTTCATTATAATCCCCTTTTTGCTTCCTTCGGCTATTATAAAGCTCTATG GGGTGGTTGCACATTTTGGCGCTGG ggtatttctTCTGATTCAACTAATAAgcataattagtttcattacATGGGTGAACGATTGCTGTCAgtcttcaaaatcagaaagatG CCAAATTCATTCAATGCTTATTGCAACAGCTGCATATGTTGTAAGCTTAGTCGGGATCATAATGATGTACATATGGTATTCACCAGAACCATCTTGCTTCATCAACATTTTCTTCATTACCTGGACATTGGTACTACTGCAACTCATGACGAGCGTATCTCTCCACCCAAAA GTGAATGCTGGTTTCTTGACTCCAGGGCTCATGGGGCTCTACATAGTATTTATCTGTTGGTTTGCCATAAGAAG TGAGCCAGTAGCAGGAAACCTTTGCAACAAGAAGGCTGAGGCATCACAGCATAGGGATTGGCTCACCATCATT AGCTTTGTAATTGGTGTGCTTGCAATGGTTATAGCAACATTCTCAACGGGTATAGACTCTAAATGCTTTCAG ACACTGCAGTTCAAGAAGGACGAGACTGAATCGGAGGATGATGTACCCTACGGTTATGGCTTCTTCCATTTCGTTTTCGCCACAGGAGCAATGTACTTTGCAATGCTGTTGATCGGTTGGAATACTAATCACTCCATGAAAAA GTGGACAATTGATGTGGGATGGACTAGCACTTGGGTCAGAATTGTGAACGAGTGGATCGCTGTCTGTGTGTATT TGTGGATGCTGGTTGCTCCAATTATTTGGAAGAGTAGACAAACAGCTGAATCCATCGTATAA
- the LOC126786246 gene encoding uncharacterized protein LOC126786246 isoform X2, with amino-acid sequence MESAAPTGNYERSNTFKVDTWFSQFRNGSNPWMARYVYGLMFLLANLLAWAVRDYGNSVLIDMNRLKGCDGAHDCLATEGVLRVSLGCFLFYFSMYLSTAGASKLNESRDTWQSGWWSAKIFLWIAFIIIPFLLPSAIIKLYGVVAHFGAGVFLLIQLISIISFITWVNDCCQSSKSERCQIHSMLIATAAYVVSLVGIIMMYIWYSPEPSCFINIFFITWTLVLLQLMTSVSLHPKVNAGFLTPGLMGLYIVFICWFAIRSEPVAGNLCNKKAEASQHRDWLTIISFVIGVLAMVIATFSTGIDSKCFQFKKDETESEDDVPYGYGFFHFVFATGAMYFAMLLIGWNTNHSMKKWTIDVGWTSTWVRIVNEWIAVCVYLWMLVAPIIWKSRQTAESIV; translated from the exons ATGGAGAGTGCTGCTCCAACAGGCAACTACGAGAGGAGCAATACGTTCAAGGTTGATACATGGTTTAGCCAATTCCGGAATGGCTCGAATCCATGGATGGCCAGATATGTCTATGGTCTTATGTTTCTGCTAGCAAATCTTCTGGCATGGGCTGTCCGGGATTACGGAAACAGCGTATTGATCGATATGAACA GGTTGAAAGGATGTGATGGTGCACATGACTGTTTGGCTACAGAAGGTGTTCTTCGTGTCAGCTTGGGATGCTTT TTGTTCTATTTCTCAATGTATCTTTCAACCGCGGGTGCTTCGAAGTTGAATGAGTCCAGAGATACTTGGCAATCTGGATGGTGGTCTGCTAAGATTTTCTTGTGGATTGCTTTCATTATAATCCCCTTTTTGCTTCCTTCGGCTATTATAAAGCTCTATG GGGTGGTTGCACATTTTGGCGCTGG ggtatttctTCTGATTCAACTAATAAgcataattagtttcattacATGGGTGAACGATTGCTGTCAgtcttcaaaatcagaaagatG CCAAATTCATTCAATGCTTATTGCAACAGCTGCATATGTTGTAAGCTTAGTCGGGATCATAATGATGTACATATGGTATTCACCAGAACCATCTTGCTTCATCAACATTTTCTTCATTACCTGGACATTGGTACTACTGCAACTCATGACGAGCGTATCTCTCCACCCAAAA GTGAATGCTGGTTTCTTGACTCCAGGGCTCATGGGGCTCTACATAGTATTTATCTGTTGGTTTGCCATAAGAAG TGAGCCAGTAGCAGGAAACCTTTGCAACAAGAAGGCTGAGGCATCACAGCATAGGGATTGGCTCACCATCATT AGCTTTGTAATTGGTGTGCTTGCAATGGTTATAGCAACATTCTCAACGGGTATAGACTCTAAATGCTTTCAG TTCAAGAAGGACGAGACTGAATCGGAGGATGATGTACCCTACGGTTATGGCTTCTTCCATTTCGTTTTCGCCACAGGAGCAATGTACTTTGCAATGCTGTTGATCGGTTGGAATACTAATCACTCCATGAAAAA GTGGACAATTGATGTGGGATGGACTAGCACTTGGGTCAGAATTGTGAACGAGTGGATCGCTGTCTGTGTGTATT TGTGGATGCTGGTTGCTCCAATTATTTGGAAGAGTAGACAAACAGCTGAATCCATCGTATAA
- the LOC126793342 gene encoding mogroside IE synthase-like: protein MPDQSKYKAIEDKEQRLVFTDHARKRLYTLDIVQYLNKNLELMRNDRVDDVDYVAKATELDFVRRNIGSGWVPVVLSCNSFLMCRYGADRAIEELACGLREMNDNFMWDVRESEIGKHPGNFMEETSGKSLVVSWCPQLQVLAHRSVRCFVTHCGWNSVLEALSFGVPIVTMPHWADQATNAKFVADVWKVGVRVKKNEKGITTKEEVTKCITQVMEEEKGMKMRKASLRWKELAKEAVNEGGSSDNYKNIEEFVAEVKQICYSICYILIITRY, encoded by the exons ATGCCAGACCAGAGCAAGTATAAGGCCATTGAGGATAAGGAGCAGCGTCTTGTGTTTACTGACCATGCACGTAAACGCCTCTACACTTTGGACATTGTTCAGTACCTGAACAAGAATCTTGAACTTATGAGGAATGATAGAGTTGATGATGTGGATTATGTAGCAAAAGCTACTGAGCTGGACTTTGTTCGTCGTAATATTGGAAGTGGTTGGGTTCCTGTTGTGCTTTCCTGCAACAGCTTCTTGATGTGCAG ATACGGAGCAGATAGAGCCATAGAGGAGCTGGCATGTGGACTAAGAGAAATGAACGACAACTTCATGTGGGATGTTAGAGAATCAGAAATTGGAAAACATCCTGGTAATTTCATGGAGGAGACATCAGGGAAGAGTTTGGTTGTGAGCTGGTGCCCTCAGCTGCAAGTTTTGGCTCACAGATCTGTGCGATGCTTTGTTACACATTGCGGATGGAATTCGGTTCTCGAAGCATTGAGCTTCGGAGTACCGATAGTGACAATGCCACATTGGGCTGATCAAGCAACCAATGCTAAATTTGTTGCGGATGTGTGGAAAGTAGGAGTCAGAGTGAAGAAGAATGAGAAGGGTATTACTACAAAAGAAGAAGTAACAAAGTGTATCACACAAGTTatggaagaagagaaaggGATGAAGATGAGAAAAGCTTCATTAAGGTGGAAGGAACTAGCTAAAGAGGCAGTCAATGAAGGGGGAAGTTCagataattataagaacattgAAGAATTTGTAGCAGAAGTTAAGCAAATTTGTTACTCCATCtgttatatattaataattacGAGATATTGA